A stretch of Miscanthus floridulus cultivar M001 chromosome 13, ASM1932011v1, whole genome shotgun sequence DNA encodes these proteins:
- the LOC136498866 gene encoding uncharacterized protein, which produces MPPAGPCPVGAGACPPRAASPTPPTTASAQASLPHRMTLEDESLVIVEDVADCDEDEDDDNDAAPTLAAQTPSPSPAPQVLGSMASLLADAGVVKGASWMRAVSTGRSSSLSPLASAFFPAMQFAGRSKALRWMEDCSDPDLDCTSSTAQSPYLEATRRAVKRE; this is translated from the exons ATGCCCCCCGCGGGGCCATGCCCCGTGGGTGCCGGGGCTTGTCCTCCGCGGGCCGCCTCCCCGACACCGCCGACGACTGCGTCGGCGCAAGCGTCCCTGCCTCATCGCATGACGTTGGAGGATGAGTCGCTGGTTATCGTTGAGGACGTTGCGGACTGTGACGAGGATGAAGACGATGACAACGATGCGGCTCCGACGTTGGCTGCGCAGACTCCCTCCCCGTCGCCGGCGCCACAGGTGTTGGGCTCCATGGCCTCCCTCCTCGCGGACGCCGGAGTCGTAAAGGGCGCCTCTTGGATGCGGGCGGTCTCCACGGGCAGGAGCTCCTCCCTGTCCCCACTTGCCTCAGCCTTCTTCCCTGCCATGCAGTTCGCGGGCAGGTCCAAGGCTCTGCGGTGGATGGAGGACTGCAGCGATCCTGATCTCGATTGCACATCCTCTACTGCCCAGTCGCCGTACCTGGAGGCCACTCGTCGAGCTGTCAAG agggagtaa